The DNA segment AAACAGTAAAAGCAGCTCTATCTCATCATCTCGGGGAGCACCTATTTCCAACGCGCGTAATGGATAAATTTTATTGGCATACTGAATACAAAAGCGCGAAAAATACATCATATGTTTCGCTTCTTCTTCAATAAAGTGCAGTAAATATTCTGACATCTCTAACGATGGAAAATTGAATAAATGACTGCTAACGGCGTTTATCAAATATTTCTCACCGTGCACATTTAAACTGAAAAAGTTTATTGCTTCATAAAAGCTTAATTTCTTTTTCTGCGCATCAGTAAACTCATACCATTGCTCGCTGCCATATATTGAGATTAACTCAGGTTTGAAGCACCATTGGTTTTTCGGTAACACCGAAGGCCAGCTAAGGGCGTCAGGGGTTAAAAACTGCTGCTCTGACATTTGCGTTAACTTTTTCAGTTGGGTAGTAAACTTTGCAGTATTCATACTTTTTCTACCACCATACATTGCCAATTACTGCCAAACCCTGCCATAAACAGTAATATCAGTTGGCCTTTTTTTATTTTTCCACTGTCATCGAGTTTTGATAGATTAATGATATTGTCAGCGCTGATCACATGGCCTACGTGCGCTAATGACTCAAACCACGCTTTGTCCTCATCAATGCCTAAAAGGGCGGCAAGAATTGACCAAGCTTTAGCATTAGTATTTTGCGGAATAACCCAGTCGATAGCGTCAATGGGTTTATTTATTTGCATCAGGGTTTCGTTAATTAACTGATGTATATATGAGAAGTAACTGCCCACGGTTTCATCATCACTTGCACATGCCTGTGCACCGTTGGTAATGTGCTTAACCGTTAAAATTCGAAATCCTTGTGGTTTTCTCGACACTAAACAAGCAGCACCACCATCTGAAATTAGATTGTACGCTTGCTCGTAATATGCATTCTCAGGGAAGTTATCAGCGCTAATGCATAGCACGTTGTTAATATTTTCTTCCGCTGCTAAAAAGTTTTTAGCAATGCGAATACTACCTAACATACAAGTACATGCTTGTTGGGTTAAACCAATAACAAAAGCGTTCTCCATGCCAAATTTCACTTGCAGTTTACTGGCAGGAAACACCATTAAATCTTTTACATCTCGACTCTGTTCAAACACTTCATGTTGATGACAGTTAGCATTTTGCGGTAGACAATTTGCGTAAATAATACAGTCAACGTCAGCCGTATTTATTTTACTATCTTGCAATGCTTTACATGCCAGTTGATATGCGTTTTCATCAGCAGAGCAAACAAAGTGCTGTTCAAATCCAGACGCTTGCAAAGCTTGAGCTGAAGAAACTAATACACCGGCCTTTTCAGCCTCACGAATTGTTCTTAGCTCAGAGCCCAATGAAGTCCCCAATTGTTGTAAGTAGGTATCAGTCATAGTTACCTCTTATGGCAACTTAGCAGGGATAAAACGGCCAGTAGTGCTCATATACCCTTGGTACTTGCTACCAAATACTTGAGTTAATCGCGTCTCTTCACGTTTAGCTGTTAGTGTTAGGACAATACAGCTATAAACGCAGCACCCTAAAATCAAATAGTGTGGAAATAACAGTAAGCTTGCACAAAATGCTAAGAAAAATGCAGAATAAAACGGATGTCTTATTCTTTTATATGGTCCCCAAGTGACCAACTCTTGTGGCTGATCATTTACTTGATGCCATAACGCCGGTTTAAACTCATGCGCATGTATTGTGCTTGCGATAAGACCGATTGAAGCAATACTAAATAATGCCGCGCAGATTTGAGCTAATTCAAACCACAGTTGTGAGGGATATTTTAAGCTCGTTAACATGCCAACAAAACCCAAAATTAACACCACAACCACAACCAAAAACGGTAATGCCGTGCAACACCATTTTAGATTAAACGAACCATCACGACGGAATATGATTAACGGTAAGCTGGCAATTAAAGCGAAATTGCTCATTACCAAAGTGAAAGATACGGTATCCATTATTCGACCTCCTTCTGTTGAGCGTGTTGTTGCACAATTTGTTCAACCTGTATGCGTTTAATTTTTCTTGTAGTTGAACGAGGTAAATCTTGCGAAAGTACAATAACGATATTAGGTCGCTTCCAACGTGCAAGCGTCTCACTTTTTTGTTCAATAATGTCTGTGAGTCTGTGCTCAAGTGCATGTTTGTTTTGATTTAGCTCTGCAATTAATTCATCACTTGCCACAACAACAGCACACACTTGTAACCGGCCTTTATTGATTCCTTTATTGGCCGTTAAAGCGACCACACAACCCTCTTTAATATCAGGATGAGCAAATAACTGTGGCTCTATCTGTTCAGGTTGTAAATTTTGGCCGTCGGCTAAAACAATGGTATTTTTCTTTCGACCGGTTACATAAAGAAAACCTTTTTTGTCGATATAACCCAAGTCACCAGTGTGTAACCAGCCCTGGGGATCAATTGTTTGCGCCGTTAATGTTTGATCATCAAAATAACCTGCCATCACATGATGACCGCGAGTAAGAATTTCACCAACAGCATAAGTATCTAATTGATTCTTTTTGTCTATTTTTACTTCACAGCCAGGTAGTGGTTTACCTACTGAACCATAACGATTTTTATAGGGAGTATTGGCACTGATCACCGGGCTCGTTTCTGTCATACCGTAGCCTTGATATATGGTAAAACCAAGGTTGGTAAAAAACTGCAATGTGGCTTTATCCAGTGGCGCCCCGCCGCAAACAAAATGTTTAAACTTATCGCCAAATTGCTGATGAATTTGATGAAACAATCGTTTTCTTACAATGGTTGGTAAATATCGGCTTGTATGAAAAAGCGCCTTAAACAATAACTGTTTCGCTTTTGGCTGTTGCGCAACCTTTTGTAAAATAGATTTTTTCATTAATGATAAAAACAGCGGTACTGCAATTAAGAAAGTTGCATTTTGAGTACGCATGGTTTTTAAAAGATCTTCAGGAATTAAGCTATTTAGATAACACACATGCCCACCACCCCACAGTACACCTAATAAGCCTGCTGATAATTCTAATAAATGATGTAAGGGTAATATCGATACACATACTTCTGCGCCATCGGTTTTCATTAGTCGATTTAAATTTTCGACCTGACCGACAATATTTCGATAGGTAATTTCGACACCTTTAAACTTTCCTGTCGTGCCCGAGGTGTAGCAAATCACTGCTTTACTGTTTAATTTAACTCGATGGTGATATTTACTAAACGATGTGACCGATGATTCAAGTGTGGTTAAATGCGCTTTATAACACTCAAGTTCAATAACAAAGTTAATGGTATTGAGTTGCTTTTGCAGCGTTACCCCTGTTGTAAACATGTGAGTAGACGCAATTAGCGCCTTAGGTTTTGCATCGTTTAAAATTAACAGTAATTCCACTTCTGTTAATTGTGGGTCAACTGGTACCACAATAGCACCGCAAGAAAGAATGGCTAAAAATGCGATAGCCCAATGTGGACGCGCTTCACTTAATAATGCAATTCGATCTGATCTGCGAACCCCTTTTGCTAAAAGTAATTTAGAAAACTGCTTTACTTCCTCAGACAGCTCGGCATAGGTGAATTGATCTTCAACATTTATCTCACCACCTAGCAAATGGCCCGATAAAGCTACTTGTGTGGAATATTCATTTGCCTTAGCTTGCAAAGTAGCAGCAACATCAACTTTAAATTCTGCTTGCGAGTACTGCTCTAGCCTGTCTACCAATAATGCTGTTTTCATGATTTCACCTTTTTCCAATAAGCCAATGCTCATTTTGAAAGTTCGATAGAGATCAAATTTTTTAGTCAAAATTTAATCTCCTTTTAATCAATGTTCAGTATTAAGGTGCAGAATTTGCGCCATATACACAAAACAACCTAAGCAATTGTTTTTAATAGATTATTTAAATATCAGTATTAAAACAACCAATAACTCAAAGTACATTTATGTATTTAAAACAAACATAAATGTCTTTTTCATTACAACAATCCATCACTCTATTCGCTATTTCTTCTAGCGCAGCAGTTAGCCACAAAGTATTAATCAACTTGTTCATACAATTTTGCATAACGACATAGCATTTATGTACAACAAAAATTATTTACTCAATTCTAACCAATCATTTAATCCTTTTATAAAACAACACATTAACAAGGATTGTAAAATCGGTTCAGTTCTTGCTCCTAGGTATTACTAGTGAAATGCATTTTGTAAAACTTACAAAATCAAAGTAGCTAAGAAGGTAATTTGATCAATAAAGCGTAGTTGAACTTTTGATGTTTTGCTTTCTGACAATTCCGCGAGAAGACTCCGGAAAACTAACCAATTGGAGACAACACTGATGAAAACGTTAATAATTGCGGCAGTTTTTATAAGCTTTACCGCGACAACCAACGCAGGCAGCACATACTTTATCGATCAAACTAAACTGCCATTTACAGCGTTACCAAATGCAACAGCATATTGGGGAGTACACACAAATGCCGGTTATCATATAGAAGTACCAGATAACTGGAATGGCGAGCTGGTAGTTTGGGCACACGGATTCAGAGGTTTTGCTGAAAATGAGCTTACTGTAGATAACCACCCAATGCGTCACTTTTTAATTGCGCAGGGGTATGCTTGGGCAGCTTCGTCATACAGCAGAAATAATTACGATGTGACCACAGCAGTACAAGACACCTTAGCTTTACTTAAAAGATTCAATGGTATTGTAGCAAGACCAGATAAAATCTATATGACAGGCTTATCAATGGGGGGCCATATTACAGCGGTTATTATTGAACAATTTCCTAATTTATTTGCAGGTGCTATGCCAATCTGTGGCGCCGTTGGCGATTATGAATCCTTTGATTTCATTTTAGACTTCAACCTGGCAGCGCAGCAGCTTGGTACTGGTTCTTCGGTATTCCCGGTAGAGCCTTTTACTTATGTAACAGCAACAGTACCCAGCATTAAAGCGAATCTAGAATCAGCGCCAAATATGTGGCCAACAGGATTAAATCAAAAAGGGGAAAACTTGAAAAACCTTGTAATGATGCGTTCTGGAGGTGACCGTCCAAACTTTGACAGTGCTTGGTATTACTGGAATACGTTTAGAAATATTGTAACGGGTCCTGGCAACTTCCTATTTGATCTGGGTTTAAGTGATGGCGTAATGCCAAGAAACCCTGGCAGTACCGTTGAAAACATCGATGTTGTATATCAGTTTGATACAGATCCAGAGCTTAGCGCTGAAGAACAAGCGTTTAATGATGCCGTATTTAGAATTGCCTTGGCGCCACAAAGCAAAAATCCAAATGGTTTATCACAGGTACCAGTGATTAGTGGCAACTTGCCAATTCCAGTTTTAACAATGCACAACATCGGCGATTTATATGCTCCCATTAATAATGAAATTGCCTATGCCACCAAAGTTAAACAACAAGGTAAACAAGACTTACTTGTCACTCGCGCTTATAAAGGTGTTGTTCACTGTGACTTCACCGCAAGTGAAATGGTATCGTCATTTTTAGACCTGGTTGACTGGGTTGAAAACGGCAATAAGCCTGCTGGTGATGATTTCTTAGATGCAAGCAATGTAGCTGCTGATGATTTTGGTTGTCAGTTTACCGATGGAGATCATTTATTAGGTGCAACTTGTCCATAATAAAAAGCCTAAAAATAAATTACACCATTAAAGCCTGGCTGAGCCAGGCTTTTGTTTTGCTTCGAATATATAAAATAGACTGGTATACCTACTTGCACATCTATTTTTTTTAATTGCATGGAACTTGCGGCTAAGTTGAGCTCGCTTTTTAAAACCAGCCCCCCATACACAATTTGTTACGTTTCAACTTTTATCTGCTTCAATTGCTGTGCTAACGTCGTATTATAAAATAATTAGCACCTTGATTTAGCAAAATTTAACTGCTAATTATATTAGCTTAAGAATTTAAAAGTTCCCTCTGCTCAATAGCTTACCTTAAAGTAGCGATGAGCCGTTATTAACATTCAACTGATAAAGGTCAGAAGATGGATAGACGTAATTTTATTAAATTTTCTGGTATCGGCATGGGTGCAATTGCCTTACCGATGACAGGAAACATAGTATCTGCAGCAGAAATGCTTGATACCCCAATGGACGTAGCTTACAAAAAGAAAATGGCAGATATTGCTTTAAATGCAGCAAAATCGATTGGTGCCACATATTGTGATGTTCGTATCGGTCGCTATTTAAATGAGTTTGTAACTTGTCGTGAAAAGCGCGTGGACAATATTGTTAATACCGAATCTGCAGGTATTGGCATAAGAGTAATTGCGAATGGCACATGGGGCTTTGCATCTACCTCAAATATGACTCCTGACAGTATTGCTAAAACAGCTAAACAAGCAGTTGCTATTGCCAAGGCGAACTCTAAGTTTCAAACCGTTCCAGTACAACTGGCACCAGTTAAAGGTGTAGGCGAACAAAGTTGGAAAACACCAATTACAAAAAATGCTTTTGAAATTCCTACCAAACAAAAAACAGAGTTACTGCTGGATGTAAACGCTGCTGCGATGGCAAATGGCGCTAATTACATAACATCTGTACTGTTTCTGGTAAACGAACAAAAGTATTTTGCATCTTCAGATGGCTCGTATATCGATCAAGATGTGCATCGATTATGGGCACCATTCTTCGCTACCGCTGTTGGTAAATCAGGCTTTAAACAAAGAACAGGTTTAGGCAATCCAGTAGGTATGGGGTTTGAATACTTAGACGGTAAAAAAGAAGATAAGATATATGTACAAGGCGCAAATGTAGGCTATAAAAATTCTTACGATATTATCGAAGATGCGGCAAATGCCGGTAAGCAGCTACAAGCCAAGCTAAAAGCACGTTCGGTAGAACCAGGCAAATACGATCTAGTATTAGATCCGGCTCATTTAATGTTAACCATTCATGAGTCCGTTGGTCACCCGCTGGAGCTGGACCGAGTATTAGGTTACGAAGCCAACTATGCTGGTACCAGCTTTGCCACACTGGATAAATGGCGCTCGAAAAAATTCCAATACGGTTCAGACATTGTTAATTTAGTCGCTGATAAAACCCAAGTGGGCTCACTTGGTCATGTTGGTTATGATGATGAAGGTGTTAAAACCAAAGAATGGGATCTGGTTAAAGATGGCATTTTAGTGAACTACCAAGCCACACGTGATCAGGTTCACATGATAGATCAAAAAGAATCGCACGGGTGTAGTTATTCACAAAGCTGGCGCGACGTACAGTTTCAACGTATGCCTAACGTATCATTAAAACCAAACGAAAAGGATCTAAGTGCTGACGACATCATTAAAGATGTAGAAGATGGCATTTATATTGCCGGTCGAGGTTCTTTCTCAATAGATCAACAACGCTATAACTTCCAATTTGGTGGACAGTTATTCTATGAAATCAAAAATGGTAAAATTACTGAACAAATTGAAGATGTTGCTTACCAGTCGAATACCCAAGAGTTCTGGAACAGTTGTGCCAGCCTTGCCGGTAAATCTGATTATCGCGTAGGCGGCTCGTTCTTTGATGGTAAAGGTCAACCTTCGCAAGTAAGTGCCGTGTCTCACGGGTGTCCAACAACGCGCTTTAATAACGTCAACGTTATTAATACAGCACGTAAAGTTTAATTTGGACAAATCTACTAATTTTGGAGGTAAATGATGACGATTTTATCAGAACAACAAGCAAAAAAATTATTAACAAAAGTACTTAAATATTCAAAAGCCGAGAGCTGTGAATGTAATTTAAGTGGTCAATTAAGCGGTAATATTCGCTATGCAAGAAATACGGTAAGTACTGCTGGCCAAGTGAGTGACATCACTTTGGCAGTGCAATCAACCAATGGATTGAAAACCGGTGTGGCAACCATTAATGAATTTGATGATGCATCAATTTTAAAAGTAGTACGCCGCTCAGAAGAGTTAGCATCTTTGGCGCCTGACAATCCTGAAACTATGCCATTATTTGGCCCACAAAAATATATCAAAACCAAAAGCTACTTTGATTCAACCGCCAGCGTTACTCCAGAGGATAGAGCGCAAGCGGCAGAAGATAGTATTGCACCGTCGAAGAAAAACAAACTAATTTCATCAGGTTTTTTAAACGAGACAGTAGCGTTTGAAGCAATCATCAACAATAAAGGGTTGTTTGCTTACAATACTGCCACTAACGTTGAATTTACGGTAACTATTCGCACAGAAGATGGTACTGGTTCAGGTTGGGTTACTCGTGACTTTAGTGATTACTCTAAACTTGATACCGCCGAAGCATCACAGGTTGCTATTCAGAAATCTATGGGTTCGGTTGACGCCAAGGCTATGGAGCCTGGTAAATATACGGTTATTTTAGAGCCCGCGGCAAGTATTGATCTATTAAGAAATATGGCATTTTCAATGGATCAACGTAGCGCCGATGAAGGTCGAAGCTTTATGAGCAAAAAGCCTGAAGAAGGTAAAGAAGGCGGTCCTACCAATAAACTTGGCGAAAAAATGTTTGATCAACGAGTAAACATGTACTCTGATCCAACTCATCCGGATGTTCCTACAGCGCCATTTGCCAATGATGGGCATAGTGTCGGCAGAACAGATTGGATTAAAGACGGTAAAGTGGTCAACATGCCAAATACGCCATATTGGGCTAATAAAACCGGGGTAGATTACAAACCAACAACTGCCAGTGGATTGCAATTTATCATGGAAGGTGGCACGGAATCGCTTGAAGAGATGATCAAAAACACCCGACGTGGCATTTTAGTGACACGCCTTTGGTATATTCGTCAACTCGATCCGCAGTCTTTGCTCTATACCGGCTTAACTCGTGACGGTACGTTTTATATTGAAAACGGTAAAATTAAATACCCAATTAAAAACTTCCGCTTTAACGAAAGCCCAATCATCATGTTAAACAACATTGAAGCTATGGGTAAACCACAGCGTATTAATGGCTGTATGGTACCTACGATGAAAATTCGTGACTTTACCTTTAGCAGTTTATCTGACGCAGTATAAAAGTAACTGGGAAAAACACCATAGCCTTGCTATGGTGTTTTTTACGTTCATTGGTTTAAATAACTGTAAAATATGAATAGACGTTCATTCATTAAAAGTTTAACTCTTACCCCTATTGCCGCATCGCTGTTAACTTCTTATAAGGTTATGGCAACCGATTATGACTTTTACTTTACCCGGTTAAGTTACGAATCTGGAGATTGGGAGGTAGATGAACGTATGCCCTCAAACGTGCTCAACTCATTAATTGAATACACTACTATAAAGGTTGACCTGACTGAACGAGTCATTGCCTTAGCTGACGAAGCGATGTTGTCTTCGCCCTTTTGCTATCTTGCTGGCCATCGTTTAGTGCAGTTTAATATGGATGAAAAACAAAATTTTAAACGTTATGTTGAAAATGGCGGTTTTATCTTTGTTGATGATTGTAACCACGACATAGATGGTTTATTTGCCCGTAGCTTTGAACAACAGATGGCAGAAATGTTTGGCAGTGAAGCATTAAAGAAAATCCCCAATAATCACCCCATTTATACCTCATTTTTTGAATTTGATGGGCCTCCAAATACCGGCTTGGAGTTAAATGGTTGGGGCGATGATTTAGTTCACGATTACCTAAAAGCAATTGAAATTAATGGTCGTATTGCTGTGCTTTATAGTAATAAAGATTTAGGTTGTGAATGGGATTATGACTTTAGAAACAAACGTTGGTTAGCAAAAGACAATACCCGCTTTGCTGTAAATATAGTCGTTTATGCAATGACCGCTTAATAGAGAAAAATCATGTCCAAATTAACAGAACAACAGATCAACACAAATTTAGAAAACTTAAGCTTGGTCGTCGATGAAATTGGCAAAGTGATTGTTGGCCAAAAAGACGTCATTGAAGAATTATTAATTGCCATCATTGCCGGAGGCCATTGTTTACTTGAGGGTGTACCTGGTTTGGCAAAAACCTTAATGGTAAGTACTCTGGCTAAAACCGTTGATTTAAATTTTCACCGAGTTCAATTTACCCCAGATTTAATGCCAAGTGATATTATCGGCACTGAAATTCTTGAAGAAGATCATGTTAGTGGTAAGCGCTTCTTCAAATTTCAACATGGTCCGGTATTTACCAATATTTTATTGGCCGATGAAATTAACCGTACCCCGCCGAAAACGCAAGCAGCGCTACTAGAAGCAATGCAAGAAAAGCGAGTAAGCTATGGCGGTAAAAATTATCCATTACCAAAGCCGTTTTTTGTATTGGCTACACAAAACCCAGTAGAACAAGCAGGCACCTATACCCTGCCAGAAGCGCAACTTGATCGATTTTTAATGTTGGTTCGTGTTGGCTATCCGAGCAAAGACGATGAAATTGAAATACTAAATCGCACCACATCAAATACTAATGTTGAGCTAAATACCTTATTAACTGCCGATGATATTATTTGTATTCAAAATTTGGTGCGTGATGTCGAAGTATCACCCGCCCTGCTGGCTTACATAACCGATATTGTCAGAGCAACTCGTCCTGGTGAGCATTTATCCGACTCATTAAAAGACTATATCCGCTGGGGTGCTGGGCCTCGTGCAGGCCAGGCTCTAGTTATGTGCGCCAAAGCCAAAGCTCTTCTTGATGGCCGTTTTAGCGTTACCATCGATGATATTCATAGCATTGCTCCTGCGGTATTAAGGCATCGAATATTATTAAACTTTCAGGCACAAGCCGATAATGTTATCCCAGATACTGTAGTGAAAGATTTATTAGCAAGTGTCGCCAAACCGATAAGTCCACTGGCTTAATTGCGCTCATGGAAACCTTTATCGATCCACGCACCTTAGCTAGAGTTAAAGACATGCCGCTGATTGCAAAAACAGTGGCTGAAGGTTTCTTGCATGGCTTGCAACCCAGCCAGCAACGTGGCATTGGCATAGAGTTCAGTCAATATCGAAGTTATGAGCCTGGCGATGAATTAAACCGTATCGATTGGAAATTATTTGCCCGTTCCGATCGATATTTTGTTCACGAAGCAGAGCGAGAAAGCGAAACAAAAATTTGGTTTGTACTTGATGCCAGTGCCTCCATGGCGCATCAATCTCAAGACAATCAAACTCAAATAATTGACTCAAACTGGAGCAAATTTGATTACAGCCGGCACTTAATTGCAACGCTTGCATATTTGGCACTTAAGCAGGGAGACTCGGTTGGCTTTATTGGCTTATCTACGGCTAGTTTAAGTTTTTTACCACCTCAAGGCGGCGATCAACAATGGCATGCAATTTTACAACAACTACACTCGATTTCACCTGGCAACAAATTTCCCGATAAGCGGTTATTAACGAAGCATATTAACGAGGTTCAAAAACCTGGTTTGGTATTTTTCTTGTCAGATTTTTATCAAGTTGATAACGAAATTTCAGATCTATTAACTCACATTGGCCACGGGCAAAGTGAAGTAGTTGCATTGCACATGCAATGCAACGATGAGTTAGTCTTTCCTTATAAAGGTGCTGTACGGTTTCAAGACTTAGAAAGCAACGAACAAGTGTTGATTTCAGCAACAACGGCTAAAGCCAGTTATTTACAAGCAATGCAAGCGCACCTGTTGTCAATAAAAAAGCATTTATCCAAATCCCAAGTTAATTACTATCAAGTTAATACCAGCGATCCACTTGACCAAGTACTGTTTGATTACTTAAGCCTGCGGGCTAAAGGCTTAGATTAAATGTTTAGTGTATCCTATCCGGCCTTATTATTGGGTTTGTTATGTTTGATCATTCCAATATTAATCCACCTGTTTAACAAAAGCCGTGGCCGATTAGTTAAAGTTGGTAGCATAGAGTTACTGCGCAAGCTAAAAACGAGCCAGGTACGGCAAGTAAAAATATACCGTTGGTTATTATTAATATTGCGCTTATGCATTTTTGCCTTAGCCACATTATTAATGGCTGAGTTATGGTTTAATAGTACGGCAATAAACGACAATACTCGTCAAGTTTTAGTCAGTAAACCTTGGTTAAAGTACGCCCAACAAGATGAAATTGAGCGTTTATTTAGTCGTCATAAAAACGATGACATTTATTTGTTAGGGCAAAAGCAACTCGCCTTAACACCTCATTTAGCAAAAACTTATAATGCTGACCTGTCTATAGCAAAACCTTTCGCGATTTGGCCTGATATTCATCAGCACATAAATGCGCTGAAAATCAATCAGCCAATGAGCATTTATATTACCAATGAAGTTCCACTAACAGAGTTAACGTCTGTAGAGCGGATAAAGCCAAATATTAGTGCACAGCAAGCAAAACAAATCGACTGGCAAATAAAGTCAATTTTAGATGACGCTACAAGTGAACACGTATCAACATTTACTGTGGCGATATACCAACAAGAAAACCGAAATATAAGCCCCCTTTTGACTGCTCTCGAAGCAATACAACGACATACAATCAGTTCATTAAGCGTATCAGTTGTGAATAACGAGCAACTCGAATCTGTACAGGCAGAGGTATTATTTTATTTAGCCGATAAACCATTGCCAGAATATTTAATCGAACGTATAAATCAGGGCATGGTGGTGATCAAAGATAATACGGTAATTGGTCAAAACATAACGAGCAACCAACAAACGGTTGTGCAACAAGGGCAATTTAATATTGTTTCCACACTGGAGTTATTGGCTCAAACAACAGTTTTTCGTTACGTTTCAGCATCGAGCCAATCAACCATAACACATCAAACTGATCAGCAAGCACTCACGCCAGTAAATACCTTTTGGTCGCTAAGTAATGGCGTTCACTTACTCGCAATAAACAGGTTTGGTTTAGGTAAAGTGATTGAGTTTTCTTCACGCTTTGAACCGCTGTGGTTTGGCCTAACTAAGCAAGCAGAGTTTCCATCCGTATTAACTTTACTCCTTAGCGAACACACGCAATTAAAACAATATCAAAATATTAAAATAGAGCAGTCGCAATTGCAGCTTGCGCATAACGGTATGGATAAACAGTACGACACTAATATGGTCACTAAACAGCCATTATTTCATTACCTAGCCTTATTATTAGTGTGTTTTTGGTTATTGGAGCGCCTGTTAAGTGAGAAGTACTACCGTGGCTAATACTAAGACAACCGCACAGTCAAACACTATGTCCAATGACAGTGCTAGAGATCAAAATAACAACTCCAACGAGCTGCCTACTGATATTGCTTTGCTCGTAAAGAAGTTATGCCAGCAAGCCAAACAGCGCTTAATTATTTCAAATTTGGTAAAAGTATTGCCGCTAATAGCGCTGTTGCTACTACTAAACAATATTCTTGCGTTAAATGTTAGCGTGCTGTTAGGCATTACTGTATTGCTTGTTATCTCGACATTGCTGCTAACCGTTTATGGCAAAATATTTAAGCGTATTACTCCTTTAAATATTTTGCTGCACTTGAATAGACACTACCCTGTATTTGAAGAAAGTGCACAGCTAATACTGGAAAATGACAAAACGAAGCTGTTGCAGCAATTACAAAAACAAAAAATTAAGCGTTTATTTTTAGCGGAATATCAACGTACCAGCTTTGCCCTAAGCAAACAAAAAATAGCCTATTTACCTTGGTTAACGGCTACCTTATTGATTAGCGTTATGCATTGGAATTTCG comes from the Thalassotalea nanhaiensis genome and includes:
- a CDS encoding TldD/PmbA family protein; the encoded protein is MDRRNFIKFSGIGMGAIALPMTGNIVSAAEMLDTPMDVAYKKKMADIALNAAKSIGATYCDVRIGRYLNEFVTCREKRVDNIVNTESAGIGIRVIANGTWGFASTSNMTPDSIAKTAKQAVAIAKANSKFQTVPVQLAPVKGVGEQSWKTPITKNAFEIPTKQKTELLLDVNAAAMANGANYITSVLFLVNEQKYFASSDGSYIDQDVHRLWAPFFATAVGKSGFKQRTGLGNPVGMGFEYLDGKKEDKIYVQGANVGYKNSYDIIEDAANAGKQLQAKLKARSVEPGKYDLVLDPAHLMLTIHESVGHPLELDRVLGYEANYAGTSFATLDKWRSKKFQYGSDIVNLVADKTQVGSLGHVGYDDEGVKTKEWDLVKDGILVNYQATRDQVHMIDQKESHGCSYSQSWRDVQFQRMPNVSLKPNEKDLSADDIIKDVEDGIYIAGRGSFSIDQQRYNFQFGGQLFYEIKNGKITEQIEDVAYQSNTQEFWNSCASLAGKSDYRVGGSFFDGKGQPSQVSAVSHGCPTTRFNNVNVINTARKV
- a CDS encoding 3-oxoacyl-[acyl-carrier-protein] synthase III C-terminal domain-containing protein; its protein translation is MTDTYLQQLGTSLGSELRTIREAEKAGVLVSSAQALQASGFEQHFVCSADENAYQLACKALQDSKINTADVDCIIYANCLPQNANCHQHEVFEQSRDVKDLMVFPASKLQVKFGMENAFVIGLTQQACTCMLGSIRIAKNFLAAEENINNVLCISADNFPENAYYEQAYNLISDGGAACLVSRKPQGFRILTVKHITNGAQACASDDETVGSYFSYIHQLINETLMQINKPIDAIDWVIPQNTNAKAWSILAALLGIDEDKAWFESLAHVGHVISADNIINLSKLDDSGKIKKGQLILLFMAGFGSNWQCMVVEKV
- a CDS encoding AMP-dependent synthetase/ligase, producing the protein MTKKFDLYRTFKMSIGLLEKGEIMKTALLVDRLEQYSQAEFKVDVAATLQAKANEYSTQVALSGHLLGGEINVEDQFTYAELSEEVKQFSKLLLAKGVRRSDRIALLSEARPHWAIAFLAILSCGAIVVPVDPQLTEVELLLILNDAKPKALIASTHMFTTGVTLQKQLNTINFVIELECYKAHLTTLESSVTSFSKYHHRVKLNSKAVICYTSGTTGKFKGVEITYRNIVGQVENLNRLMKTDGAEVCVSILPLHHLLELSAGLLGVLWGGGHVCYLNSLIPEDLLKTMRTQNATFLIAVPLFLSLMKKSILQKVAQQPKAKQLLFKALFHTSRYLPTIVRKRLFHQIHQQFGDKFKHFVCGGAPLDKATLQFFTNLGFTIYQGYGMTETSPVISANTPYKNRYGSVGKPLPGCEVKIDKKNQLDTYAVGEILTRGHHVMAGYFDDQTLTAQTIDPQGWLHTGDLGYIDKKGFLYVTGRKKNTIVLADGQNLQPEQIEPQLFAHPDIKEGCVVALTANKGINKGRLQVCAVVVASDELIAELNQNKHALEHRLTDIIEQKSETLARWKRPNIVIVLSQDLPRSTTRKIKRIQVEQIVQQHAQQKEVE
- a CDS encoding diiron oxygenase, whose amino-acid sequence is MNTAKFTTQLKKLTQMSEQQFLTPDALSWPSVLPKNQWCFKPELISIYGSEQWYEFTDAQKKKLSFYEAINFFSLNVHGEKYLINAVSSHLFNFPSLEMSEYLLHFIEEEAKHMMYFSRFCIQYANKIYPLRALEIGAPRDDEIELLLLFARIYIFETIVDEYNRQIAGDSKVVGIVSEINRLHHLEESRHLAFGLGFLKYWLTELHDRIDEHKLQQINQHLNGFLHNTWKQFYCPDAYFDAGLTDCASLSLTVFNSEPAKQHRDKLQHKRLAWFYHQQLLGDVA
- a CDS encoding methyltransferase family protein; this encodes MDTVSFTLVMSNFALIASLPLIIFRRDGSFNLKWCCTALPFLVVVVVLILGFVGMLTSLKYPSQLWFELAQICAALFSIASIGLIASTIHAHEFKPALWHQVNDQPQELVTWGPYKRIRHPFYSAFFLAFCASLLLFPHYLILGCCVYSCIVLTLTAKREETRLTQVFGSKYQGYMSTTGRFIPAKLP